One Nitrospira sp. DNA window includes the following coding sequences:
- a CDS encoding CzcABC family efflux RND transporter, membrane fusion protein, translating into MSGRLTTAGMAAAAIWLLLSCNQQGTDPPKPRSTAETTAHTPDPHSIQPPPAVRDRVRVQPASLRAVPETVTAPGEVALDLKQVAKITSRIEGQVEQIHVQLGDRVKKGQPLVAIGSLQLDQLIEEYLVGKAQADVAENSFRRTEKLRADDIVTERKLIEDKGRYLETQARYQHIREKLLNMGLSTTELLELEQGRHEQAHRYTLTAPISGTVVMQNAVRGQGVKPGDELFEVVDTGRVWVFANLPIEQARRFKEGDAGTITPKGGDPITAPLTYIAPVADEATRTIRVRFEVANLHGHLKPREYVEVALTWAGPPAVTVPLSALTTVDKVRGLFLQRETGYFFQPVESGREGGGLVEIKNGVKEGDPVVVEGVFDLKNVLLKEHIGSGE; encoded by the coding sequence ATGAGCGGACGACTCACCACGGCAGGAATGGCCGCGGCTGCCATATGGCTGCTCCTGAGCTGCAACCAGCAAGGGACGGATCCGCCCAAACCTCGCTCCACTGCGGAGACGACCGCGCACACACCCGATCCCCATTCGATCCAGCCGCCCCCGGCCGTCCGGGACCGGGTGCGCGTCCAACCTGCTTCCCTGCGCGCGGTTCCGGAAACGGTCACGGCTCCCGGCGAGGTCGCGCTCGACCTCAAGCAGGTCGCCAAGATCACCTCGCGCATCGAGGGACAGGTCGAACAGATCCATGTGCAGCTGGGGGATCGGGTCAAGAAAGGGCAACCGCTCGTCGCCATCGGCAGCCTGCAGCTCGATCAGTTGATCGAAGAATATCTCGTCGGCAAGGCGCAGGCCGATGTGGCGGAAAACAGTTTCCGCCGGACGGAAAAACTTCGCGCGGACGACATCGTCACGGAACGCAAGCTGATCGAAGACAAAGGCCGCTACCTCGAAACACAGGCGCGCTACCAACACATCCGCGAGAAACTCCTGAACATGGGGCTCTCGACGACCGAACTGCTGGAACTCGAACAGGGGCGCCACGAGCAGGCCCATCGCTATACCCTGACAGCCCCGATCTCCGGAACCGTCGTGATGCAGAACGCGGTGCGTGGACAGGGCGTGAAGCCAGGCGACGAACTCTTCGAAGTCGTCGATACAGGCCGCGTGTGGGTCTTCGCCAACCTGCCCATCGAGCAGGCGCGAAGGTTCAAGGAAGGAGATGCCGGCACGATCACGCCCAAGGGCGGCGACCCGATCACGGCGCCGCTCACCTACATTGCGCCGGTGGCGGACGAGGCCACGCGCACGATCAGGGTGCGCTTCGAGGTGGCGAATCTCCACGGACATCTCAAACCGCGGGAATATGTGGAGGTGGCGCTCACATGGGCCGGTCCACCGGCCGTCACGGTCCCGCTGTCTGCTCTCACCACGGTGGACAAGGTCCGCGGGCTCTTCCTTCAGCGCGAAACCGGGTATTTCTTCCAGCCGGTCGAGAGCGGCAGGGAGGGAGGCGGTTTAGTCGAAATCAAGAACGGGGTGAAGGAAGGAGACCCGGTGGTGGTGGAAGGCGTCTTCGATCTGAAGAATGTGCTGCTGAAAGAACATATCGGATCGGGCGAGTGA
- a CDS encoding Alkyl hydroperoxide reductase and/or thiol-specific antioxidant family (AhpC/TSA) protein, protein MATASAMLPLGTAAPAFTLHDVVTGQTYSLDSFSNKTALLVMFICRHCPYVQHVEEELARIGRDYAETELGMVAISSNDRTAYPDDAPPRLKEMAERLAFRFPLCFDDTQEVAKAYKAACTPDFYLFDRARQLVYRGQLDDSRPGNNRPVTGRDLRAAIDAVLAGKPVASNQKPSLGCSIKWKPGNAPLYAR, encoded by the coding sequence ATGGCCACGGCGTCGGCGATGCTTCCGCTTGGGACTGCCGCCCCCGCATTCACGTTGCACGATGTCGTGACGGGTCAGACCTACTCGCTTGACTCCTTCAGCAACAAGACCGCTCTGTTGGTCATGTTCATCTGCCGGCACTGTCCCTACGTACAGCATGTCGAGGAGGAACTCGCCAGGATCGGTCGGGACTATGCGGAGACAGAGTTGGGTATGGTCGCCATCAGCAGCAACGACCGAACGGCCTATCCCGACGACGCACCGCCTCGACTGAAGGAGATGGCTGAACGCCTCGCATTTCGATTTCCCCTTTGCTTCGACGATACCCAAGAGGTTGCGAAGGCCTACAAGGCCGCCTGCACGCCGGACTTCTATCTGTTCGACCGGGCACGGCAGCTGGTCTATCGCGGGCAGTTGGATGACAGCCGGCCCGGCAACAACAGGCCGGTCACAGGCCGCGATCTTCGTGCCGCCATCGATGCGGTGTTGGCCGGCAAGCCGGTTGCCTCCAACCAAAAGCCCAGCCTCGGCTGCAGCATCAAGTGGAAGCCTGGCAACGCGCCGCTGTATGCACGGTAG
- a CDS encoding CRISPR-associated helicase Cas3, producing MSFNAHSENGLGLKHDLVTHLERVAELASKFAGKFGAAEFGYWAGLWHDLGKFHPDFQTYIASPESRRGPDHSSAGAVHAVDGFDLLAFLVAGHHSGLPNKTDLKLRLEKKANAQEVAEALELARSALVRVSPDHPLHDSLPGFLKKAPATRSDGENLFRQTELFLRMVFSSLVDADFMDTEAHFDPERSSKRTGAPGLDELWKQFESDQAKLTGQKGDSLNQIRHAIYQSCLDAGASDPGIFTLTVPTGGGKTRSAMAFGLQHALRHGLERVIVAIPYTSIIEQTAKVYREIFGEDWVLEHHSAVGFGVEPCDPVSRQEVWARLASENWDAPIVVTTTVQLFESLFANRTQPCRKLHNIVRSVLILDEVQTLPIHLLDPILEVLQELADHYRVTVVLCTATQPALTDGQYLRGLRNVREIIPTPSRYFSALKRVRYDYPTAGERWSWSRAAEEMGGNTQVLAVLNTKKDAFALLDALNDRTALCLSTQMCGAHRMATLTEVRRRLAEGEPCRLVTTQVVEAGVDLDFPLVLRAIGPLDRIVQAAGRCNREGRLQQGRVVIFDPDEGSSPPGLYQTGLGTAISLLANQCDLHEPETYRKYFQLLFQAADLDSKGIQSSRTLLDYPTVAKKFRMIDDDSAPAVVSWPGSRDEINRLLGLIKSGGEAPRWAFRRLQPYMISIRSRLIPSYQQRGLLEEVAPGLWEWLGGYDQVRGLVESGRDPESLVI from the coding sequence GTGTCCTTCAATGCGCATTCGGAGAATGGGTTGGGACTCAAGCACGATCTGGTGACCCACCTCGAGCGTGTCGCCGAGCTGGCATCGAAATTCGCAGGCAAGTTCGGGGCGGCGGAATTTGGCTACTGGGCAGGACTCTGGCACGACCTTGGAAAGTTCCATCCCGATTTCCAAACCTATATTGCATCTCCTGAATCCCGTCGTGGTCCTGATCATTCCAGTGCCGGAGCTGTCCATGCAGTAGATGGATTCGACCTGCTCGCATTTCTCGTGGCAGGGCATCATTCTGGTTTGCCGAATAAGACCGATCTAAAGCTCCGCCTAGAAAAGAAAGCAAACGCGCAGGAAGTTGCCGAGGCTTTAGAGTTGGCACGGAGCGCTTTGGTCCGCGTCAGTCCCGACCATCCCCTGCACGATAGTCTTCCAGGCTTCCTGAAAAAAGCTCCAGCCACACGATCTGATGGCGAGAATCTTTTCAGGCAAACCGAGTTATTTCTCCGCATGGTCTTTAGTTCACTTGTTGATGCGGATTTCATGGACACCGAGGCACATTTCGATCCAGAACGTTCCTCTAAGCGTACCGGAGCCCCTGGCCTAGATGAACTGTGGAAGCAGTTTGAATCCGACCAAGCCAAGCTTACCGGTCAGAAGGGAGATTCGCTCAATCAGATTCGTCATGCGATCTACCAATCCTGTTTAGATGCTGGTGCATCAGATCCTGGAATATTTACTCTCACAGTGCCAACGGGGGGCGGGAAAACCAGGTCGGCCATGGCGTTTGGGCTTCAACATGCCCTCCGCCACGGTCTGGAGCGGGTGATTGTTGCGATTCCGTACACCAGCATCATTGAGCAGACAGCTAAGGTTTATCGTGAAATTTTTGGTGAGGATTGGGTCCTCGAACACCACAGTGCGGTCGGGTTCGGAGTGGAGCCCTGTGATCCTGTGTCTCGGCAAGAGGTATGGGCTCGGCTGGCCAGTGAGAATTGGGATGCTCCTATCGTGGTGACGACCACGGTCCAACTGTTCGAGAGCCTCTTTGCCAACCGGACGCAGCCTTGCCGGAAACTGCACAATATCGTAAGGAGCGTGTTGATCCTAGATGAAGTCCAAACCTTACCCATTCACCTCCTTGATCCGATTCTGGAGGTGCTCCAAGAGCTTGCCGATCACTATCGAGTGACTGTCGTGCTCTGCACAGCCACACAACCGGCCTTGACCGATGGTCAATATCTTAGAGGGCTCAGGAATGTTCGCGAGATTATTCCGACCCCATCACGCTACTTCTCTGCGCTCAAGCGTGTTCGCTATGACTATCCAACGGCCGGTGAACGATGGAGTTGGAGTCGAGCAGCCGAGGAGATGGGAGGGAATACACAAGTACTCGCGGTGTTGAATACCAAGAAGGATGCCTTCGCCTTGCTCGATGCTCTGAATGATCGGACGGCTCTGTGTCTTTCGACGCAGATGTGCGGGGCTCATAGAATGGCAACGCTCACAGAAGTGCGCCGGCGGCTTGCCGAGGGTGAGCCATGTCGATTAGTGACAACACAGGTTGTCGAGGCTGGAGTGGACCTCGACTTTCCGTTGGTACTTCGGGCGATCGGACCGCTTGATCGGATCGTACAAGCTGCTGGTCGATGCAACCGTGAGGGCCGCCTGCAACAAGGCCGAGTTGTGATCTTCGATCCCGATGAAGGAAGCAGTCCTCCCGGCCTTTACCAAACCGGCCTCGGCACCGCTATCAGCCTTCTGGCAAACCAGTGCGATCTTCACGAGCCAGAAACCTATCGGAAGTATTTTCAGCTTCTGTTTCAAGCTGCCGACCTGGACTCCAAAGGAATTCAGTCTTCTCGGACATTGCTTGATTATCCAACGGTCGCGAAGAAATTCCGAATGATCGACGATGACTCAGCGCCAGCGGTCGTTTCCTGGCCAGGGTCTCGCGATGAAATCAATCGTCTTCTTGGGTTGATCAAAAGTGGTGGAGAGGCCCCGCGTTGGGCGTTTCGTCGCTTGCAACCGTACATGATCAGCATTCGTTCTCGACTCATTCCAAGTTACCAGCAACGCGGGCTTCTTGAAGAAGTCGCTCCTGGTCTCTGGGAATGGCTCGGAGGCTATGACCAGGTCCGAGGGCTTGTTGAGAGTGGACGTGATCCAGAAAGTTTGGTGATCTAG
- a CDS encoding Response regulator receiver protein, protein MATIMVIDDEASIRSLLREVLEKAGHKVVEAQDGRQALSLYQKNKADLVIMDLLMPEVDGLEATLQLTREYLDTKIIAMTGAQGDRNFLEIAKLFGAHRTFEKPFDLKEMLTAVEAELSHR, encoded by the coding sequence ATGGCGACCATCATGGTGATCGATGACGAAGCATCCATCCGCAGCCTCCTGCGCGAGGTCTTGGAGAAGGCCGGCCACAAGGTCGTTGAGGCGCAGGACGGCCGCCAAGCCTTGAGTCTCTATCAAAAAAACAAGGCCGATCTGGTCATCATGGATCTGCTCATGCCGGAAGTCGATGGGCTGGAAGCCACGCTGCAGCTGACCCGCGAATATCTCGACACCAAGATCATCGCCATGACCGGCGCGCAAGGGGATCGAAACTTTTTGGAGATCGCCAAGCTCTTCGGCGCCCACCGGACATTTGAGAAGCCCTTCGATCTCAAAGAAATGCTGACGGCCGTGGAGGCTGAACTCTCCCACCGGTAG
- a CDS encoding CzcABC family efflux RND transporter, outer membrane protein, whose product MAWADEPRSAAYSLPEILALAMQHNPTLAGAEGLVKQSHGQQIAAGAYPNPSVSGSAGRGAIRDPSTGVRVTERTVIIEQPFEWLGKRQARQEAADAGAAGASAALEETRLSLSADVKVAFYSLLFAQRDAELAAQNVTTVEEVLRTVKARVAAGEATSFDSLKAGVEVQKAQKEVARAQNALLVAKARLNTLTAGSLGKQFSIQGEFQVPPQPVDPEALATQAIEQHPTLRRLTKLAEQAHHTLRLERESRIPNVTVVGSYHREAGDESLTAGLSVPLPLWYRRQGEIQTALGAKHRADAERLRVQNELEQALIQHAQEVRTAQDQLRVFETGLLKQAEQTLTLARTSFRHGAASLLDVLDAQRVYRQTLLEYAQVRADLSIALARLERSLGGSL is encoded by the coding sequence GTGGCATGGGCCGATGAGCCGCGCTCCGCCGCCTACTCGTTGCCGGAAATTCTCGCGCTTGCGATGCAACACAACCCGACCCTGGCGGGAGCCGAGGGGCTGGTGAAACAAAGCCACGGTCAACAGATCGCAGCGGGCGCCTATCCGAACCCCTCGGTCTCCGGCAGCGCCGGCCGGGGAGCCATTCGCGACCCGAGCACCGGCGTGCGGGTCACCGAGCGGACCGTCATCATTGAGCAACCGTTCGAATGGCTTGGAAAGCGGCAGGCCCGGCAGGAGGCCGCTGATGCGGGAGCGGCGGGAGCGAGCGCGGCGCTGGAAGAGACCCGTCTGTCGTTGTCGGCCGACGTCAAGGTGGCATTCTATTCGTTGCTGTTCGCCCAGCGGGATGCAGAACTCGCCGCCCAGAACGTCACCACCGTGGAGGAAGTCCTACGGACCGTGAAGGCGCGGGTGGCGGCAGGCGAAGCCACGTCGTTCGACAGTTTGAAAGCGGGCGTCGAGGTGCAGAAGGCCCAGAAGGAAGTCGCCCGCGCGCAGAACGCCTTACTGGTCGCCAAGGCCCGATTGAATACCCTTACCGCCGGATCGCTCGGCAAGCAATTCTCCATCCAGGGTGAATTCCAAGTTCCGCCGCAACCTGTCGATCCGGAAGCCCTGGCGACCCAAGCCATTGAACAACATCCCACCCTGCGACGCCTGACCAAGCTGGCGGAGCAGGCGCACCATACCCTGCGCCTCGAACGGGAATCGCGCATTCCGAATGTCACGGTGGTGGGCAGTTACCATCGAGAGGCCGGTGATGAATCTCTGACCGCCGGACTCTCGGTGCCGCTGCCCCTCTGGTATCGCCGGCAGGGAGAAATCCAGACGGCGCTGGGCGCCAAACATCGCGCCGATGCCGAGCGCCTGCGCGTTCAGAATGAATTGGAACAGGCGCTGATCCAACATGCGCAGGAAGTCCGCACGGCGCAGGACCAACTCCGGGTTTTCGAGACGGGGCTGTTGAAACAGGCTGAACAGACCTTGACCCTGGCGCGCACCAGCTTTCGGCACGGCGCGGCGAGTCTGTTGGATGTGCTGGATGCGCAGCGCGTTTACCGGCAGACCCTGTTGGAATATGCCCAGGTGCGCGCCGATCTGTCCATCGCGCTGGCCCGATTGGAGCGATCGCTCGGGGGATCGCTGTGA
- a CDS encoding CzcABC family efflux RND transporter, transmembrane protein: MERLLTFSLRYRFFTLVAIMVVMASGLWSFAHLTIDAVPDLTPVQVQVLTRAPALGPVEVEQFVTFPIEASLNGLPALRELRSVSRYGLSVVTAIFDDRTDIYRARQFVAERLARAEERIPAEYGHPVMGPLTTGLGEVYQFTVKGPGYGPMALRTLLEWDIGMKLRAVPGVVEVNIWGGEPQQFHVVVDPSKLLAFKLSLAQIFDALRRNNAVAGGGYIEHQREQLLIRGEALATQVNDLARIVVAHGPGGVPIYIADVAEVKEGSALRIGAATAMGEGETVIGMVQMLAGENAQQVVTSVKARVREIQATLPAGVTIEPYYDRTIFVSKVIATVRNNLLEGGLLVVAVLFLFLGDLRAGLIVASAIPLAMLIAFTGMMQAGLSGNLMSLGAIDFGLLVDGSVVMVDNILRRLAQKSLCSKEERAAEVLTAGREVLRPMTLAVSIIILVYVPILALTGIEGKMFRPMALTVIMALAGSLLLAVTVTPLLSFWFARATPGQEETRVVRTMRSLYAPWLAWSMARPVWPVTAAVGLFIVSLGLGARLGIEFVPRLEEGDLAVQVWRLPSISLSESISTALDIERVLRRFPEVTQVVTRTGSPEVATDVMGVEMSDVFVILKPQREWTTAGTRDGLIEAMKKTIMEQVPGVNLGFTQPIEMRFNELIAGVRSDLAIKIFGPDLDILKQQAERAARALQTVPGAADVKVEQVAGLPLLRVIVDRAEIARYGLTAEEVLALVQTTRAGTVVGTVVQGPRRFELVVRLAERASHDPGTLGKLLIPTMHGELVPLSRVAAVRIDSGPAQVSREHVQRRIVVECNIRGRDLGGFVAEAQRAVSKAVTLPAGYELTWGGQFEHLQEAAGRLALIVPVTLLLILGLLSVIFGNMRPALLIFLNVPLALSGGILALWLRSLPLSISAVIGCIALLGIAVLNAVVLVSHIRRLETEGVPIDQAVVQGAMDRLRPVLMTALVASLGFLPMALATSMGAEVQRPLATVVIGGLITSTALTLFVIPALYRRFRQPGAT; this comes from the coding sequence ATGGAGCGCCTCCTGACCTTCTCACTCCGCTATCGATTTTTCACCCTGGTCGCGATCATGGTGGTGATGGCTTCGGGCCTCTGGTCATTCGCCCACCTCACCATCGATGCAGTTCCAGACCTGACACCGGTCCAGGTCCAAGTCCTCACGCGCGCTCCGGCGTTGGGGCCGGTCGAGGTCGAGCAGTTCGTGACCTTCCCCATCGAAGCGTCCCTGAACGGATTGCCGGCGCTGCGCGAACTTCGTTCCGTCTCACGTTACGGACTGTCCGTCGTCACCGCCATCTTCGACGACCGGACGGACATCTACCGGGCCAGACAATTCGTCGCGGAACGGTTGGCGCGCGCCGAGGAACGGATCCCCGCCGAATACGGCCATCCGGTCATGGGCCCGCTGACCACCGGGCTGGGAGAGGTGTACCAATTCACCGTCAAGGGACCGGGCTACGGCCCCATGGCCCTGAGAACCCTCCTCGAATGGGACATCGGGATGAAACTGCGCGCGGTGCCCGGCGTGGTCGAGGTCAACATCTGGGGCGGCGAACCGCAACAGTTCCACGTCGTGGTGGATCCCTCCAAGCTGCTCGCCTTCAAACTGTCCCTCGCGCAGATCTTCGACGCGCTCAGGCGCAACAACGCCGTCGCGGGAGGCGGCTACATCGAACACCAGCGCGAGCAACTGTTGATTCGCGGCGAAGCCCTCGCCACGCAGGTGAACGACCTGGCCCGCATCGTGGTTGCGCACGGACCGGGCGGAGTCCCGATTTATATTGCGGATGTCGCGGAGGTGAAAGAAGGCTCGGCGCTCAGGATCGGAGCCGCGACGGCCATGGGTGAGGGCGAAACCGTGATCGGCATGGTGCAGATGCTCGCCGGTGAAAACGCGCAGCAGGTGGTGACCAGCGTCAAGGCGCGCGTGCGGGAGATCCAGGCGACCCTGCCCGCCGGCGTCACGATCGAACCCTACTACGACCGCACGATCTTCGTCTCCAAGGTCATCGCGACGGTGCGCAACAACCTCCTCGAGGGCGGCCTCCTCGTCGTGGCCGTGCTGTTCCTCTTTCTCGGCGATCTGCGGGCGGGCCTCATCGTGGCCTCGGCAATTCCCCTCGCGATGTTGATCGCCTTCACCGGCATGATGCAGGCCGGGCTCTCCGGCAACCTCATGAGTCTGGGAGCCATCGACTTCGGCCTGCTGGTGGACGGCTCCGTGGTGATGGTCGATAACATCCTCCGCCGCTTAGCGCAGAAAAGCCTGTGCAGCAAGGAGGAGCGGGCGGCGGAGGTGCTGACTGCCGGACGCGAGGTGTTGCGCCCCATGACCCTGGCCGTGAGCATCATCATCCTGGTCTACGTGCCGATCCTGGCGCTGACCGGCATCGAGGGCAAGATGTTCCGCCCGATGGCCTTGACGGTCATCATGGCCCTGGCCGGCTCGCTGCTCCTCGCCGTCACGGTCACCCCGCTGCTGTCATTCTGGTTTGCACGGGCCACACCTGGTCAGGAAGAGACGCGCGTGGTCCGTACGATGCGGAGCCTCTATGCACCCTGGCTCGCATGGTCGATGGCACGGCCGGTCTGGCCGGTCACGGCGGCGGTGGGACTCTTCATCGTGAGTCTCGGCCTGGGCGCAAGGCTGGGCATCGAGTTCGTGCCTCGATTGGAGGAAGGGGACCTCGCGGTGCAAGTCTGGCGATTGCCCAGCATTTCGCTGAGCGAGTCCATCTCCACCGCACTCGACATCGAACGCGTGCTGCGTCGCTTTCCCGAAGTCACTCAAGTCGTCACCAGAACCGGCAGCCCGGAGGTCGCCACGGATGTCATGGGGGTCGAGATGTCCGATGTGTTCGTCATCCTCAAGCCGCAACGGGAATGGACCACCGCGGGGACACGCGACGGACTGATCGAGGCGATGAAGAAGACCATCATGGAGCAAGTGCCCGGTGTGAACCTCGGCTTCACCCAACCCATCGAGATGCGCTTCAATGAACTGATTGCGGGCGTGCGATCGGACCTGGCCATCAAAATTTTCGGCCCTGACCTGGACATCCTCAAGCAGCAGGCTGAACGGGCGGCGCGGGCGCTCCAGACCGTACCGGGAGCGGCGGACGTGAAGGTCGAACAGGTGGCAGGGTTGCCGCTGTTGCGCGTCATCGTCGATCGTGCGGAGATCGCCCGCTACGGCCTCACGGCAGAGGAGGTGCTCGCGCTCGTCCAGACGACGCGGGCTGGCACGGTCGTCGGAACGGTCGTCCAGGGGCCCCGCCGGTTCGAACTGGTCGTGCGGTTGGCTGAGCGCGCGTCGCACGATCCCGGCACATTGGGCAAGTTGCTGATTCCCACCATGCATGGAGAACTCGTTCCGTTGTCGCGCGTGGCCGCCGTTCGGATCGACTCGGGACCGGCGCAGGTCAGCCGCGAGCATGTGCAACGGCGGATCGTAGTGGAGTGCAACATCAGGGGGCGGGATTTGGGCGGCTTCGTGGCGGAGGCCCAGCGCGCCGTGTCCAAGGCGGTGACGCTTCCCGCCGGTTATGAACTGACCTGGGGAGGACAGTTCGAACATCTGCAGGAGGCAGCCGGACGGCTGGCCCTGATCGTGCCCGTGACCCTCCTGTTGATTCTCGGCCTGTTGTCGGTGATCTTCGGCAACATGCGGCCAGCCCTACTGATTTTCCTCAACGTGCCGCTCGCCCTCTCCGGCGGGATTCTGGCCCTCTGGCTGCGGAGCCTGCCCCTCAGTATCTCCGCCGTCATCGGCTGCATCGCCCTCCTGGGAATCGCGGTGCTCAATGCGGTCGTGTTGGTCAGCCATATCCGCCGGCTGGAAACAGAGGGGGTTCCGATCGACCAGGCGGTCGTGCAGGGCGCGATGGATCGGCTGCGGCCGGTGCTCATGACGGCGTTGGTGGCAAGCCTGGGCTTTCTCCCCATGGCACTGGCGACCAGTATGGGGGCGGAGGTCCAACGCCCCCTGGCCACGGTCGTGATCGGAGGACTCATCACCTCGACCGCCCTTACCCTGTTCGTCATCCCCGCCCTGTATCGAAGGTTTCGACAACCGGGCGCCACATGA
- a CDS encoding Nitroreductase, translating into MSSELPIFQPPAAPASTDPVEQVMHYHVRTKHHYNRYARSLGFLDWVNQPDPFRRFHGAPLVRLPLLKPDEEPLSPAYDAIYRRDAVPSQSLTLKTLSRFFELALGLSAWKKAGESEWALRNNPSSGNLHPTEGYVLLPPIDGLDLATGLYHYAPKEHGLELRADFPSRDIARLLAAFPPDAFLFGLTSVFWREAWKYGERAFRYCNHDVGHAIGSTRIAAATLGWRMVLLDGVDQNTAAMLLGTHRTADFGEAEPEHPDCLAVVWPVKDVRGEGLGVRGGRGEIPLFLDPNVVKDVAVGPWYGTANRLTHEHVVHWEIIDEVAEASWKTAVQRQTVRFIALPDHPPLYAPPLTPHGAPAGQIIRQRRSAVSFDARTSISAATFFHILQRVMPQADQPQLDRPIPWDLLPWEPTIHLMLFVHRVEGLTAGLYLLVRDRAKLPLLQQSMNPELEWTPTPDCPDDLPLYWLLQGDAQRLAAQVSCQQAIAGDSAFSLGMVAEFEGRLRKGGAWWYPRLFWEAGLVGQVLYLEAEAAGVRGTGIGCFFDDPVHEIVGIKDLSVQSLYHFTIGGPVEDQRLMTLPPYHHLAHRL; encoded by the coding sequence ATGAGTTCGGAACTGCCGATCTTTCAGCCGCCTGCTGCTCCCGCCTCGACCGATCCGGTCGAACAGGTGATGCATTATCATGTCCGGACGAAGCACCATTACAATCGCTACGCCCGCTCCCTCGGCTTTCTGGATTGGGTGAATCAACCGGATCCGTTCCGGCGTTTTCACGGGGCGCCGCTGGTGCGACTGCCGCTGTTGAAGCCGGATGAGGAACCGTTGTCGCCTGCCTATGATGCCATTTACCGGCGGGACGCAGTACCCTCACAATCGCTGACCCTCAAGACGCTTTCGCGTTTCTTCGAGTTGGCGCTGGGGCTCTCGGCCTGGAAGAAAGCTGGAGAGTCCGAGTGGGCCCTGCGAAACAATCCTTCGTCCGGCAACCTCCATCCGACGGAGGGCTATGTGCTGCTGCCGCCGATCGATGGCCTCGACCTCGCCACGGGCCTCTATCACTACGCGCCGAAGGAACATGGACTGGAATTACGTGCGGATTTTCCTTCTCGCGACATCGCGCGGCTGCTGGCTGCCTTTCCGCCCGACGCCTTTCTCTTCGGCCTGACCTCCGTGTTCTGGCGTGAAGCCTGGAAGTACGGCGAGCGGGCGTTCCGCTATTGCAATCACGATGTGGGCCACGCGATCGGCTCGACGCGCATCGCTGCTGCGACGCTCGGGTGGAGGATGGTCTTGCTGGACGGGGTCGATCAAAACACCGCGGCGATGCTGTTAGGGACCCACCGCACGGCCGACTTCGGCGAGGCGGAACCGGAGCATCCGGACTGTCTCGCGGTGGTCTGGCCTGTCAAGGACGTGAGGGGGGAAGGGTTAGGGGTGAGGGGTGGGAGGGGAGAGATTCCACTGTTTCTCGATCCAAATGTCGTGAAGGATGTGGCTGTGGGGCCGTGGTATGGAACGGCCAATCGGTTGACGCACGAGCATGTGGTGCATTGGGAGATCATCGACGAGGTCGCCGAAGCTTCCTGGAAAACGGCAGTCCAGAGGCAGACGGTTCGTTTCATAGCTTTGCCGGATCACCCACCCCTTTACGCCCCACCCCTCACTCCTCACGGCGCTCCGGCAGGCCAGATCATCCGCCAGCGTCGCAGCGCGGTCTCCTTCGATGCCCGCACGTCGATCTCGGCGGCAACATTTTTTCACATCCTGCAACGGGTGATGCCGCAGGCCGATCAGCCGCAGTTGGATCGCCCGATACCCTGGGATCTGTTGCCCTGGGAACCGACGATTCACCTGATGTTGTTCGTGCATCGTGTGGAAGGATTGACCGCGGGACTCTATCTCTTGGTGCGTGACCGGGCGAAGCTGCCTTTGCTGCAGCAATCGATGAACCCTGAGTTGGAATGGACTCCCACTCCGGACTGTCCGGACGACCTCCCGCTCTATTGGCTCTTGCAAGGGGATGCGCAGCGCCTGGCGGCACAGGTCAGTTGTCAGCAGGCGATCGCCGGAGACAGTGCCTTTTCGCTCGGCATGGTGGCGGAATTCGAAGGCCGCTTGCGGAAGGGGGGCGCCTGGTGGTATCCACGCCTGTTCTGGGAAGCAGGTCTGGTCGGGCAGGTGTTGTACCTGGAGGCGGAGGCGGCCGGCGTGCGAGGGACCGGCATCGGCTGCTTTTTCGACGATCCGGTACATGAGATCGTGGGCATCAAGGATCTCTCGGTTCAATCGCTGTATCACTTTACGATCGGCGGGCCGGTCGAGGATCAACGGTTGATGACGCTGCCGCCGTATCATCATTTGGCCCATCGTTTGTGA